A genomic stretch from Candidatus Poribacteria bacterium includes:
- a CDS encoding lectin-like protein: MRLSRFSKFHLVIFVGIVVLALVFSWDSSIAQDGKSSLSGRVVDPDGKPVAGLALAIKPVEIKEPRDMVPRTPFSSWSRVVTDNAGRFFFPDIDPVSSQFVMFPESASDFEIISLEIGDLTFYSTGFLQNFRTWFGRPTFAIEPGTHLEGVVVNVKPPRMRIRGRVLLKDRTPLANTDVSLTVRRRQRDTFLFILPSGGSAGHSGRGVRTDAEGYFVSYYPDEASEYSVIVKYEGASAKSRWFRLKEGERYDDLVLVLRDLEAHQAWRSEREKARQAVWVVNPENNHAYKRIKCDSWEDAKTKAAAENAYLVAINDEAEQKWLEALYPEKTFFWIGLHFPEKGTAWQWSNGESLSYTNWIASQEPESVSTEDNEHPVAMEFFSKRWRAIGSKSPFLPIVKHAILEKAYTSAPQ, translated from the coding sequence ATGCGCCTTTCACGCTTCAGTAAATTCCATCTTGTGATTTTCGTTGGTATTGTTGTGCTTGCCCTCGTGTTTTCTTGGGATAGTAGTATTGCCCAAGACGGTAAATCCAGCCTTTCCGGTCGCGTTGTAGATCCAGATGGAAAGCCAGTTGCGGGACTTGCGTTGGCTATTAAACCCGTTGAGATTAAGGAACCGAGGGACATGGTGCCGCGCACGCCTTTTTCGTCCTGGTCGCGCGTGGTAACCGATAACGCAGGACGTTTCTTTTTTCCTGATATAGACCCAGTTTCATCACAATTTGTGATGTTTCCTGAAAGTGCTTCGGATTTTGAGATTATCTCCCTTGAAATTGGGGATTTAACCTTCTATTCTACGGGCTTCCTTCAGAACTTTAGGACCTGGTTTGGTAGACCCACCTTCGCCATTGAACCGGGCACACATCTCGAAGGCGTGGTCGTCAACGTGAAACCGCCTCGGATGCGAATTCGCGGACGAGTGCTTCTAAAGGATAGAACGCCACTCGCCAATACAGACGTTAGCCTTACCGTCCGACGGCGGCAACGAGATACTTTCCTTTTTATCTTGCCAAGCGGTGGCAGTGCTGGACACTCAGGAAGAGGTGTTAGAACTGATGCCGAAGGTTATTTCGTATCATATTATCCGGATGAGGCTTCAGAATACTCGGTGATAGTAAAATATGAAGGTGCGTCCGCAAAGTCAAGATGGTTTCGTCTTAAAGAGGGAGAGCGGTACGACGACCTCGTTTTAGTCCTCAGAGACTTAGAAGCACACCAAGCCTGGCGCAGTGAAAGAGAGAAAGCGCGACAAGCGGTGTGGGTAGTGAATCCCGAAAATAATCACGCTTACAAGAGAATAAAGTGCGACAGTTGGGAAGACGCGAAAACCAAGGCAGCAGCCGAGAATGCATATCTCGTTGCCATTAACGACGAAGCGGAGCAGAAATGGCTGGAGGCACTTTATCCAGAGAAAACGTTTTTTTGGATCGGGCTGCATTTTCCAGAAAAAGGGACAGCATGGCAGTGGAGCAACGGTGAATCTCTCTCTTATACGAATTGGATAGCCTCCCAGGAACCGGAGAGTGTGTCCACCGAGGACAATGAACACCCAGTCGCTATGGAATTCTTTTCAAAGAGATGGAGGGCAATTGGCTCTAAAAGTCCGTTCTTGCCTATAGTTAAACACGCAATTCTCGAAAAAGCGTATACATCCGCACCACAGTAA